From Stenotrophomonas maltophilia, a single genomic window includes:
- a CDS encoding sigma-E factor negative regulatory protein — MTSNPFNESQNHQSPAGQRLDQRHREQLSALVDGELGADEARFLLRRMEHDPELAGCQERWQLLGDVMRGQAPALAPAGFSAAVAAAIATEPAPQAEPRRQARRSGWRAWGGGAALAASVAAVALFMGGEKLQEAAPGEPLAPQVVASQAELAPAPSGPAAVTEASVDTATMAVAAAPAVAMAAASRRQDSRRASATRSQQAARVAQRDDSPQRAVAAAQAPLTPTVPANASRNLPFGEVGALQARPWPRSSLAPAAGGALNASFPAHAGGAAFYPFEPRLQDDLPVPPRPRD, encoded by the coding sequence CTGACCAGCAATCCGTTCAACGAATCGCAGAACCATCAATCCCCTGCCGGGCAGCGCCTGGACCAGCGCCACCGCGAACAGCTGTCGGCCCTGGTCGACGGCGAGCTGGGCGCCGATGAAGCGCGCTTCCTGTTGCGCCGCATGGAGCATGATCCGGAGCTGGCGGGTTGCCAGGAACGCTGGCAACTGCTGGGCGACGTGATGCGCGGGCAGGCCCCGGCACTGGCCCCGGCCGGCTTCAGTGCCGCCGTGGCGGCTGCCATCGCGACCGAACCGGCACCGCAGGCCGAGCCGCGCCGCCAGGCGCGTCGCAGCGGCTGGCGGGCCTGGGGCGGTGGTGCCGCACTGGCCGCCTCGGTCGCTGCCGTGGCCCTGTTCATGGGCGGCGAGAAGCTTCAGGAGGCCGCCCCCGGCGAGCCGCTGGCACCGCAGGTGGTCGCCAGCCAGGCTGAACTGGCGCCGGCGCCGAGCGGCCCGGCTGCGGTCACCGAGGCGTCGGTGGATACCGCAACGATGGCCGTGGCGGCTGCGCCGGCGGTGGCAATGGCCGCGGCCAGCCGCCGCCAGGACAGCCGTCGCGCCAGCGCGACCCGCAGCCAGCAGGCCGCGCGCGTCGCCCAGCGTGATGACAGCCCGCAGCGTGCGGTGGCCGCCGCGCAGGCGCCGTTGACCCCGACGGTGCCGGCCAACGCCAGCCGCAACCTGCCGTTTGGCGAGGTGGGAGCACTGCAGGCGCGACCGTGGCCCCGCTCCAGCCTGGCCCCCGCGGCGGGTGGCGCGCTCAATGCCAGCTTCCCGGCCCACGCCGGTGGTGCTGCGTTCTACCCGTTCGAGCCGCGCCTGCAGGATGACCTGCCGGTGCCGCCGCGCCCGCGCGACTGA
- the rpoE gene encoding RNA polymerase sigma factor RpoE: protein MAEVDTPQELDLELVRRVQRGESAAFDVLVRKYQHRVVALVGRYIADWSECQDVAQDTFIRAYRAIGSFRGDAQFSTWLHRIAVNTAKNYLASHNRRPPTDDIDIGDAEQFDSGTRLRDTDTPERELMRQELEQTVMKAVNALPEELRLAITLREVEGLSYEDIAQKMGCPIGTVRSRIFRAREAIDTELRPLLDIGSATREKSRV from the coding sequence ATGGCCGAGGTTGATACACCACAGGAGCTGGATCTGGAACTGGTCCGGCGTGTGCAGCGCGGTGAGAGCGCGGCGTTCGATGTCCTGGTACGCAAGTACCAGCATCGGGTCGTGGCCCTCGTCGGTCGCTACATCGCCGACTGGAGCGAATGTCAGGACGTCGCCCAGGACACTTTCATCCGTGCGTACCGCGCGATCGGAAGTTTCCGTGGTGATGCCCAGTTCTCAACCTGGTTGCATCGAATCGCCGTGAATACCGCCAAAAACTACCTGGCTTCACACAATCGACGGCCGCCGACCGATGACATCGACATCGGCGACGCCGAACAGTTCGACAGCGGTACGCGCCTGCGCGACACCGACACGCCCGAACGCGAGTTGATGCGCCAGGAGCTGGAACAGACGGTGATGAAGGCCGTCAACGCGCTGCCGGAGGAACTCCGGTTGGCGATCACCCTGCGCGAGGTGGAAGGCCTGAGTTACGAGGATATCGCGCAGAAGATGGGGTGCCCGATCGGCACCGTGCGTTCACGGATCTTCCGGGCGCGCGAGGCGATCGACACCGAACTCCGGCCGCTGTTGGACATCGGCAGCGCCACCCGTGAGAAGAGCCGCGTATGA